The following coding sequences are from one Musa acuminata AAA Group cultivar baxijiao chromosome BXJ1-6, Cavendish_Baxijiao_AAA, whole genome shotgun sequence window:
- the LOC103988930 gene encoding uncharacterized protein LOC103988930 isoform X2 has translation MGKSHRRKAGGDQFDSSDADSVSSVSTGFSELTLANDTEYVNSQEFELEKYIDALNEKRFITLLSQYINSIKRGSTKEACLASRAIGLLAITIGAGSSAHEIMEESVSRLSQALISGSDSLKKSSVLDCLALVTFIGANDLFETELSLKTMWQVIYPKSGPNVGPVKKLPPTVLAAAISAWSFLFTTVSSWKINPDNWKEEISFLSTLLEDNDRSVRIAAGEAISIFFELGSLGILDQNEQVGTDSINHEDLKHGVLAYMQSMKAKILFKANELSVEAGGKGTDKKNLNDQRDLFQKILDYVQTGECPEISLKISNKHGFLRASTWTEIIQLNFLKRFLGRGFLKHSQDNELLHDIFDFARDNSESLSSKEKKISRTEGDKGRTQKMNKDRKLAQERKQRPLHPSRGVRPHAIFNRYK, from the exons ATGGGGAAGA GTCACCGGCGCAAAGCAGGTGGTGATCAGTTTGATAGCAGCGATGCTGACAGCGTGAGCTCCGTCTCAACGGGCTTCTCGGAGCTAACGCTGGCTAACGACACTGAGTACGTGAACTCCCAGGAGTTCGAGCTAGAGAAGTACATCGATGCTCTCAATGAAAAGAG GTTTATTACATTACTAAGTCAGTACATCAATTCAATCAAGAGGGGTTCTACAAAAGAGGCTTGTTTAGCTTCTCGTGCTATTG GACTGCTTGCCATTACCATTGGTGCTGGAAGTAGTGCCCACGAGATAATGGAAGAATCAGTGTCCCGACTCTCTCAGGCCCTTATCTCTGGGTCTGATTCACTCAAGAAATCATCt GTACTGGATTGCCTTGCTCTTGTAACTTTTATAGGTGCAAATGACTTGTTTGAAACTGAACTATCGCTGAAAACAATGTGGCAAGTGATATATCCAAAATCAGGTCCTAAT GTTGGGCCAGTGAAAAAACTTCCCCCTACTGTACTAGCAGCAGCAATATCTGCATGGTCATTTCTTTTCACAACTGTTAGTAGTTGGAAAATCAATCCTGACAATTGGAAGGA GGAAATTTCTTTCCTTTCAACTCTATTAGAAGATAATGACCGTTCTGTTCGTATTGCTGCTGGAGAAGCAATATCCATTTTCTTCGAGTTAGGGTCCTTAGGGATATTGGACCAGAATGAGCAAGTTGGTACTGACAGTATCAACCATGAAGATTTGAAACATGGAGTGCTTGCATATATGCAATCAATGAAGGCAAAGATACTGTTTAAAGCAAATGAACTctctgttgaagcaggaggtaaaGGAACTGACAAGAAAAATCTTAATGATCAACGAGACTTGTTTCAGAAAATCTTAGATTATGTCcag ACTGGTGAATGTCCAGAAATTTCATTGAAGATATCAAACAAGCATGGTTTCCTCAGGGCCTCAACATGGACCGAAATAATACAA CTGAACTTTTTGAAGCGTTTTCTTGGGAGAGGCTTTCTGAAGCATTCCCAG GATAATGAACTACTACATGATATTTTTGATTTTGCACGAGATAATTCAGAAAGTCTATCAAGTAAGGAAAAG AAGATCTCTAGGACAGAAGGTGACAAAGGACGGACTCAAAAGATGAATAAGGATCGTAAGTTGGCTCAG GAACGAAAACAGAGGCCACTTCATCCCTCGAGAGGAGTAAGACCACACGCAATTTTCAATCGTTACAAGTAG
- the LOC103988930 gene encoding uncharacterized protein LOC103988930 isoform X1, protein MGKSHRRKAGGDQFDSSDADSVSSVSTGFSELTLANDTEYVNSQEFELEKYIDALNEKRGSTREMALSMLVNAFEGNVLLAFVENKFITLLSQYINSIKRGSTKEACLASRAIGLLAITIGAGSSAHEIMEESVSRLSQALISGSDSLKKSSVLDCLALVTFIGANDLFETELSLKTMWQVIYPKSGPNVGPVKKLPPTVLAAAISAWSFLFTTVSSWKINPDNWKEEISFLSTLLEDNDRSVRIAAGEAISIFFELGSLGILDQNEQVGTDSINHEDLKHGVLAYMQSMKAKILFKANELSVEAGGKGTDKKNLNDQRDLFQKILDYVQTGECPEISLKISNKHGFLRASTWTEIIQLNFLKRFLGRGFLKHSQDNELLHDIFDFARDNSESLSSKEKKISRTEGDKGRTQKMNKDRKLAQERKQRPLHPSRGVRPHAIFNRYK, encoded by the exons ATGGGGAAGA GTCACCGGCGCAAAGCAGGTGGTGATCAGTTTGATAGCAGCGATGCTGACAGCGTGAGCTCCGTCTCAACGGGCTTCTCGGAGCTAACGCTGGCTAACGACACTGAGTACGTGAACTCCCAGGAGTTCGAGCTAGAGAAGTACATCGATGCTCTCAATGAAAAGAG GGGATctacaagagagatggctttgtcCATGCTTGTGAATGCATTCGAAGGAAATGTGCTTCTTGCGTTTGTCGAAAACAA GTTTATTACATTACTAAGTCAGTACATCAATTCAATCAAGAGGGGTTCTACAAAAGAGGCTTGTTTAGCTTCTCGTGCTATTG GACTGCTTGCCATTACCATTGGTGCTGGAAGTAGTGCCCACGAGATAATGGAAGAATCAGTGTCCCGACTCTCTCAGGCCCTTATCTCTGGGTCTGATTCACTCAAGAAATCATCt GTACTGGATTGCCTTGCTCTTGTAACTTTTATAGGTGCAAATGACTTGTTTGAAACTGAACTATCGCTGAAAACAATGTGGCAAGTGATATATCCAAAATCAGGTCCTAAT GTTGGGCCAGTGAAAAAACTTCCCCCTACTGTACTAGCAGCAGCAATATCTGCATGGTCATTTCTTTTCACAACTGTTAGTAGTTGGAAAATCAATCCTGACAATTGGAAGGA GGAAATTTCTTTCCTTTCAACTCTATTAGAAGATAATGACCGTTCTGTTCGTATTGCTGCTGGAGAAGCAATATCCATTTTCTTCGAGTTAGGGTCCTTAGGGATATTGGACCAGAATGAGCAAGTTGGTACTGACAGTATCAACCATGAAGATTTGAAACATGGAGTGCTTGCATATATGCAATCAATGAAGGCAAAGATACTGTTTAAAGCAAATGAACTctctgttgaagcaggaggtaaaGGAACTGACAAGAAAAATCTTAATGATCAACGAGACTTGTTTCAGAAAATCTTAGATTATGTCcag ACTGGTGAATGTCCAGAAATTTCATTGAAGATATCAAACAAGCATGGTTTCCTCAGGGCCTCAACATGGACCGAAATAATACAA CTGAACTTTTTGAAGCGTTTTCTTGGGAGAGGCTTTCTGAAGCATTCCCAG GATAATGAACTACTACATGATATTTTTGATTTTGCACGAGATAATTCAGAAAGTCTATCAAGTAAGGAAAAG AAGATCTCTAGGACAGAAGGTGACAAAGGACGGACTCAAAAGATGAATAAGGATCGTAAGTTGGCTCAG GAACGAAAACAGAGGCCACTTCATCCCTCGAGAGGAGTAAGACCACACGCAATTTTCAATCGTTACAAGTAG
- the LOC135676750 gene encoding probable strigolactone esterase DAD2: MGGNSNVRAAAAGNGSGSGKLLEILNVRVVGGGERVLVLSHGFGTDQSAWNRVLPYFQRDYRVVLYDLVCAGSVNPDHFDFRRYTTLDAYVDDLLAILDALRVDRCFFVGHSVSAMIGILAAIRRPELFLKLILVGASPRFLNDRDYHGGFERGEIEKVFAAMEANYDAWVRGFAPLAVGADVPAAVREFSRTLFNMRPDISLFVSRTVFNSDLRGVLGLVRAPCVVIQTAKDVSVPVSVAAYLKAHLGGRTTVELLPIEGHLPHLSAPAALVPVLRRALASHR, encoded by the exons ATGGGTGGCAACAGCAATGtcagagcagcggcggcaggcaacGGGAGCGGCAGCGGGAAGCTGCTAGAGATTCTGAACGTGAGGGTGGTGGGCGGTGGCGAGCGGGTGCTGGTGCTGTCGCACGGCTTCGGCACGGACCAGTCGGCGTGGAACCGCGTCCTCCCCTACTTCCAGCGCGACTACCGGGTCGTACTCTACGACCTGGTCTGCGCCGGCAGCGTCAACCCCGACCACTTCGACTTCCGCCGCTACACCACCCTCGACGCCTACGTCGACGACCTCCTCGCCATCCTTGACGCCCTCCGCGTCGACCGCTGCTTCTTCGTCGGTCACTCCGTCTCCGCCATGATCGGTATCCTCGCCGCCATCCGCCGCCCTGAGCTCTTCCTCAAGCTCATCCTCGTTGGCGCCTCCCCCAG GTTCTTAAACGACAGAGACTACCACGGGGGTTTCGAGAGGGGTGAGATCGAGAAAGTGTTCGCGGCGATGGAGGCGAACTACGACGCGTGGGTGCGGGGGTTCGCGCCGCTGGCGGTGGGGGCTGACGTGCCCGCGGCTGTCCGGGAGTTCAGCCGAACGCTGTTCAACATGCGGCCAGACATCTCGCTGTTCGTGTCGCGGACGGTGTTCAACAGCGACCTCCGCGGCGTGCTTGGCCTCGTCCGCGCCCCCTGCGTCGTCATCCAGACCGCCAAGGACGTCTCCGTTCCCGTCTCCGTCGCCGCCTACCTCAAGGCCCACCTGGGCGGCCGCACTACCGTCGAGCTCCTCCCCATCGAGGGCCACCTCCCTCACCTCAGCGCCCCCGCCGCCCTCGTCCCGGTGCTCCGCCGCGCCCTCGCCTCTCACCGCTGA